Proteins from a genomic interval of Undibacterium parvum:
- the lysA gene encoding diaminopimelate decarboxylase has protein sequence MSNAISPAQIAQIAREFATPCWAYDAQVVRSQIARLRQFDVIRFAQKASSNIHLLKLMREEGVMVDSVSLGEVERALAAGYAPNAQVNGAAHAPIVFTADLLDKNALQRVVELNIPVNCGSPQMLEQLGLAHPGHPVWLRINPGFGHGHSRKTNTGGEQSKHGIWHEYLPQALALIKQYGLQLVGLHMHIGSGVDYAHLQSVCDAMLEQVKLCGSDLQAISIGGGLSIPYQEGEALVDTEHYFQIWDQARQKIEAHLGHKISMEIEPGRFLVAQAGILISELRAQKQVGNNFFAMVDAGFNDLARPAMYGSYHRISTHAPDGSPRTSTARATVVAGPLCESGDVFTQEDGGVVTSQNLPACEIGDLFVFHDTGAYGASMSSNYNSRPLIPEILVDGEQIRQIRRRQTVQELIALEL, from the coding sequence ATGAGTAATGCCATCAGCCCCGCCCAAATCGCCCAAATCGCGCGTGAATTTGCTACCCCTTGCTGGGCTTATGACGCGCAAGTGGTACGCAGTCAAATCGCCAGATTGCGTCAATTTGACGTGATCCGTTTCGCGCAAAAAGCATCGAGCAATATTCACCTGCTCAAGCTGATGCGCGAAGAAGGCGTGATGGTCGATTCAGTCTCGCTAGGCGAAGTAGAACGGGCGCTGGCGGCTGGCTATGCGCCGAACGCGCAAGTCAATGGGGCGGCGCATGCGCCTATCGTTTTCACCGCCGATCTGCTCGATAAAAACGCCTTGCAGCGCGTGGTTGAACTGAATATCCCGGTCAATTGCGGCTCACCCCAGATGCTAGAGCAACTCGGTTTGGCCCATCCTGGCCACCCGGTCTGGTTACGCATCAACCCGGGTTTCGGGCATGGCCACAGCCGCAAGACCAATACCGGCGGTGAGCAAAGCAAGCACGGCATCTGGCATGAATATTTGCCGCAGGCCTTAGCGCTGATCAAGCAATACGGCTTGCAGTTAGTCGGTCTGCACATGCACATAGGTTCAGGGGTCGATTACGCGCATCTGCAAAGCGTTTGCGATGCCATGTTGGAACAGGTCAAACTATGCGGCAGTGATCTGCAGGCGATCTCCATCGGTGGCGGCCTGTCTATCCCGTATCAGGAAGGCGAAGCGCTAGTCGATACCGAACACTACTTTCAGATCTGGGATCAGGCCCGGCAAAAAATCGAAGCGCATCTGGGTCATAAAATCAGCATGGAGATAGAGCCGGGACGTTTTCTGGTGGCGCAAGCTGGCATCTTGATTTCTGAACTGCGGGCGCAAAAACAAGTCGGCAACAATTTCTTTGCCATGGTCGATGCCGGTTTCAATGATCTGGCGCGTCCCGCCATGTATGGCAGTTACCACCGTATCAGCACCCACGCGCCGGACGGCAGCCCACGCACTAGCACTGCACGTGCCACCGTGGTCGCTGGCCCCCTGTGCGAATCGGGCGATGTGTTCACTCAGGAAGATGGAGGTGTGGTCACCAGCCAAAACTTGCCCGCTTGCGAGATTGGCGATTTATTCGTGTTTCACGATACCGGTGCCTATGGCGCCAGCATGTCGTCCAATTACAACTCACGTCCCTTGATACCGGAGATACTGGTCGATGGTGAGCAGATCAGGCAAATACGCCGCCGTCAGACCGTGCAAGAATTGATCGCTTTGGAGTTGTAA
- a CDS encoding Lrp/AsnC family transcriptional regulator: MNQKIDQFDQNILQLLQQDARVSHAEIGRKVHLSQPAVSERIKRLEAAGVIRGYRADINPRALGYQITAMIRISTQQGRPYAEYVAACPEIIDCYTVTGEDGAVMRVLATDVEHLQRIINELNAYGSTSTAIVLTTHVAGKPISVPKSLEL; the protein is encoded by the coding sequence ATGAATCAAAAAATCGATCAGTTCGATCAAAATATCCTGCAATTGTTGCAACAAGATGCCCGTGTCTCGCATGCCGAGATAGGTCGCAAAGTGCATCTGAGCCAGCCCGCAGTCTCGGAACGGATCAAGCGCCTCGAGGCTGCCGGCGTGATCCGTGGCTACCGTGCCGATATCAATCCCCGGGCGCTGGGTTACCAGATCACCGCCATGATACGCATCTCTACTCAGCAAGGCCGACCGTATGCCGAGTATGTCGCGGCTTGCCCCGAAATCATAGACTGTTATACCGTCACCGGTGAAGACGGTGCCGTGATGCGCGTGCTGGCCACCGATGTCGAGCATTTGCAACGCATCATCAATGAGCTTAACGCCTACGGCTCTACCTCGACCGCGATTGTGCTGACCACCCATGTGGCGGGCAAGCCTATCTCGGTGCCGAAATCTCTCGAATTATAG
- a CDS encoding transporter has translation MQTSKFQSGMISSALSGFSLSLVLLAAPVLAADNAASEDAITPYRPSVSSPAQLPLAGQLELELGGLSSRSDQARRHSMPYQLKLAFSQEWGMLVGGELLVLANDGVGQVDRGYGDTTLVLKRAFMVDEQSAFGLELSSKLPSAAKAIGSGSADYAINSIYSRDFGSLHMDANLNVTRLGVMEPDTSRLQTGLSSSFSSALSERWGITGEWSGSRRNGTKAQGQILLALSYSPSKRMTMDIGVSKGLTSSSPDLALFAGIVLPVAKLW, from the coding sequence ATGCAAACTTCAAAATTTCAATCCGGCATGATTAGTAGCGCACTTTCAGGATTTTCCCTTAGCTTAGTGCTGTTGGCGGCGCCAGTGTTAGCCGCGGATAACGCTGCCAGCGAAGACGCGATCACCCCGTATCGACCTTCGGTTTCTAGCCCTGCGCAATTGCCGCTGGCTGGGCAATTGGAGCTGGAGTTGGGCGGCTTAAGCAGTCGCAGCGATCAGGCGCGTAGGCATAGCATGCCGTATCAATTAAAACTGGCGTTCTCGCAAGAGTGGGGCATGCTAGTGGGCGGCGAGTTGCTGGTGCTCGCCAACGATGGCGTAGGCCAAGTTGATCGCGGTTATGGCGATACCACGCTGGTGCTAAAGCGTGCTTTCATGGTCGATGAGCAGAGCGCCTTCGGGCTGGAGTTGTCAAGCAAACTGCCTAGCGCCGCCAAGGCAATAGGTTCGGGTAGCGCTGACTATGCGATCAATAGCATTTATAGCCGCGACTTTGGATCGCTGCACATGGATGCCAATCTGAATGTCACGCGACTCGGTGTGATGGAACCGGACACTTCGCGTTTGCAAACTGGCTTATCTTCATCCTTTTCTTCCGCACTGAGCGAACGTTGGGGCATCACCGGCGAATGGTCGGGATCGCGTCGCAACGGCACCAAGGCGCAAGGACAAATTTTGCTGGCGCTCAGCTACAGTCCAAGCAAGCGCATGACCATGGATATCGGAGTGAGTAAGGGCTTAACCAGCAGTTCGCCAGACTTGGCGCTGTTCGCTGGTATCGTGCTGCCGGTAGCGAAACTATGGTGA
- a CDS encoding TlpA disulfide reductase family protein produces the protein MLTPTAPRKFLLFALLAAGFLIVLAILFYQSLSAKQAAPEVSYVNLKGEKISSESLRGKVVMVNFWATSCSTCVAEMPQMVETYNKFHAQGLEFVAVAMSYDPPNYVLNYAETRKLPFHVALDVQGKLAQAFGDVKLTPTTYVIDKQGNILKRYVGQPSFTELHALLAKALAA, from the coding sequence ATGCTAACACCCACCGCACCCCGCAAGTTTTTACTATTCGCTCTGTTGGCGGCTGGTTTCCTGATCGTTTTGGCGATCTTGTTTTATCAGTCGCTGTCTGCTAAGCAGGCCGCGCCAGAGGTCAGCTATGTCAATCTTAAGGGTGAAAAAATCAGCAGTGAGAGCTTGCGCGGCAAAGTCGTGATGGTCAATTTTTGGGCCACCTCATGCTCCACCTGCGTGGCCGAGATGCCGCAGATGGTAGAAACCTATAATAAATTTCACGCACAAGGTCTGGAATTTGTGGCGGTGGCGATGAGTTATGATCCACCGAATTACGTCCTCAATTACGCCGAGACACGCAAGCTGCCTTTTCATGTGGCGCTCGATGTGCAGGGTAAATTGGCGCAGGCTTTTGGCGACGTCAAGCTTACCCCGACTACCTACGTGATCGACAAGCAAGGCAATATCCTCAAGCGCTATGTCGGCCAGCCTTCCTTCACAGAACTGCACGCCTTGCTGGCCAAAGCGCTGGCGGCCTAA
- a CDS encoding NADPH-dependent FMN reductase — MKILALSGSLRAASLNSALLRVFARLAPADISIQQFDGMAHLPLFNPDLESLNLPPVAALREAIRNADVLLIASPEYAHGITGVMKNALDWMVSCEVFVNKPVAILNASPRATHADAALREIITMMSADIIAEASITLAIVGARLDEEGMLAHAGIAAQVRGALATMQAHLALAMPSK; from the coding sequence ATGAAAATTCTCGCGCTCTCCGGCAGCCTGCGGGCTGCCTCGCTCAATTCTGCTTTATTGCGCGTTTTTGCGCGGCTGGCACCTGCTGACATCAGCATCCAGCAGTTCGACGGCATGGCACATTTACCCTTGTTTAATCCGGATCTGGAAAGTCTAAATCTGCCGCCAGTAGCTGCTTTGCGGGAGGCCATACGCAATGCCGATGTCTTGCTCATCGCTAGCCCTGAATACGCACACGGCATCACTGGCGTGATGAAAAATGCGCTGGACTGGATGGTCAGTTGTGAGGTGTTTGTGAATAAGCCGGTAGCGATCTTAAATGCCTCGCCCCGTGCCACGCACGCGGATGCTGCTTTGCGAGAAATCATCACGATGATGTCAGCCGATATCATCGCCGAAGCATCAATTACGCTAGCGATAGTCGGCGCGCGACTCGATGAAGAAGGGATGCTTGCGCACGCCGGAATCGCCGCTCAGGTGCGCGGCGCGCTGGCGACGATGCAAGCGCATCTGGCCTTAGCAATGCCCAGCAAATAG
- a CDS encoding ribonucleoside triphosphate reductase, which produces MKQQTFLIDTQLIKRDGSAVPFDAGKIESAIMRAALASGEFDLARARQLTAQVLSLIADLPQSPCLAIEQVQDMVEASLFAAGFRKTLRGYIIYREQHQKLRRDSKTLVDVEASINEYLDRQDWRINANANQGYSLGGLILNVSGKVIANYWLSHVYPSEIGQAHRDADLHIHDLDMLAGYCAGWSLRTLLNEGLNGVPGKIESGPPQHFSSAVGQIVNFLGTLQNEWAGAQAFSSFDTYMAAFVRKDQLDYSSLKQCIQELIYNLNVPSRWGTQTPFTNLTFDWVCPQDLREQVPVIAGVAMAFSYGDLQAEMDMINRAYIEVMMEGDAKGRVFTFPIPTYNITEDFDWHSPNAELLFEMTARYGLPYFQNFINSELKPNMIRSMCCRLQLDLRELLKRGNGLFGSAEQTGSLGVVTINCARLGYLYQGDEAALLVALDKLLELGKNSLEIKRKVIQRHMDNGLFPYTKRYLGTLRNHFSTLGVNGINEMIRNFSAGQYDISSDVGHAMALRLLDHVRARMLAFQDETGHMYNLEATPAEGTTYRFAREDRKRYPAILQAGTKDMPYYTNSSQLPVGFTDDPFAALELQDDLQRKYTGGTVLHLYMSEPLTSADACRNLVRRALSRFSLPYITITPTFSICPKHGYLGGSHAFCPKCDAELIARKQRLAA; this is translated from the coding sequence ATGAAACAGCAAACTTTTTTAATTGATACGCAGCTGATCAAGCGCGATGGTAGCGCGGTTCCTTTTGATGCAGGCAAAATTGAATCTGCCATAATGCGCGCAGCGCTTGCCAGTGGCGAATTTGACCTTGCGCGGGCGCGTCAACTGACGGCGCAAGTGCTGAGCCTGATCGCGGATTTGCCGCAATCCCCTTGCCTCGCGATCGAACAAGTTCAGGATATGGTGGAGGCTAGTTTGTTCGCCGCAGGTTTCCGCAAGACCTTGCGTGGGTATATCATCTACCGCGAACAACATCAAAAATTGCGGCGTGACAGTAAGACCTTGGTCGATGTGGAAGCCTCTATCAATGAGTACCTTGACCGGCAGGATTGGCGCATCAATGCCAACGCCAATCAAGGCTATTCCCTGGGCGGCCTGATACTTAATGTGTCCGGAAAAGTGATCGCCAATTACTGGCTCAGTCACGTGTATCCGTCTGAGATCGGGCAAGCCCATAGAGACGCTGATTTACATATTCATGATCTCGATATGCTGGCCGGTTATTGCGCCGGCTGGTCATTGCGAACTTTGTTAAATGAGGGGCTCAATGGTGTGCCTGGTAAGATAGAGTCGGGCCCGCCCCAGCATTTTTCCAGCGCGGTAGGGCAGATCGTGAATTTTCTTGGCACCCTGCAAAATGAATGGGCTGGCGCTCAGGCCTTCAGTTCTTTCGATACCTATATGGCGGCCTTTGTGCGCAAAGACCAGCTTGACTACAGCAGCCTTAAGCAGTGTATACAGGAGCTCATTTATAACCTGAACGTGCCTTCGCGCTGGGGTACCCAAACGCCCTTTACCAATCTCACTTTCGATTGGGTATGCCCGCAAGATCTGCGTGAACAAGTCCCTGTTATTGCAGGTGTTGCGATGGCGTTTAGCTATGGCGACTTGCAGGCCGAGATGGATATGATCAATCGCGCCTATATCGAAGTGATGATGGAAGGCGATGCCAAGGGGCGGGTATTTACTTTTCCTATCCCCACTTACAACATCACTGAGGATTTTGATTGGCATAGCCCGAACGCCGAGTTGTTATTTGAAATGACGGCACGCTATGGCTTGCCTTACTTCCAGAATTTCATCAATTCGGAACTCAAGCCGAACATGATACGTTCTATGTGCTGTCGCTTGCAGCTCGACCTGCGTGAGTTACTTAAACGTGGCAATGGTTTGTTCGGCTCGGCCGAGCAAACCGGTTCTTTAGGCGTGGTCACTATCAACTGTGCACGCTTGGGTTATTTGTATCAGGGCGACGAAGCGGCGCTGTTGGTGGCGCTCGACAAGTTGCTGGAACTGGGGAAGAACAGTTTGGAAATTAAACGAAAAGTGATACAGCGGCATATGGACAATGGCCTGTTTCCCTACACCAAACGCTATCTTGGCACTTTGCGCAATCATTTTTCTACGCTGGGTGTGAACGGTATCAATGAAATGATACGTAACTTTAGCGCCGGTCAATATGACATCAGCAGCGATGTCGGGCATGCGATGGCGCTGCGTTTGCTAGACCATGTAAGGGCGCGCATGTTGGCATTTCAGGATGAGACCGGCCACATGTATAACCTGGAGGCGACTCCGGCGGAAGGGACTACCTATCGTTTTGCCAGGGAGGACCGCAAACGCTACCCGGCTATTTTGCAGGCTGGCACCAAGGATATGCCCTACTACACTAACTCATCACAATTGCCCGTGGGCTTTACCGATGATCCGTTTGCCGCGTTGGAACTGCAAGACGATTTGCAGCGTAAATATACCGGTGGCACGGTCTTGCATCTGTATATGAGTGAGCCCTTGACCAGCGCGGATGCCTGCCGCAATTTAGTGCGGCGCGCCTTGAGTCGATTCTCGCTGCCGTATATCACGATTACGCCTACATTTTCGATTTGCCCTAAGCATGGCTATCTGGGTGGAAGCCATGCGTTTTGTCCCAAATGCGATGCCGAATTGATCGCCCGCAAGCAGCGTCTGGCTGCCTGA
- the nrdD gene encoding anaerobic ribonucleoside-triphosphate reductase, with protein MHNITALTCQPTQAIVLDDSERQACEIWTRVMGYHRPVSSFNTGKKGEFYERTYFEENSIEKQC; from the coding sequence ATGCACAACATTACAGCTCTTACCTGCCAACCCACACAAGCCATCGTTCTGGATGACTCTGAACGCCAGGCCTGCGAAATCTGGACCCGGGTCATGGGCTACCATAGACCAGTCAGTTCGTTTAATACAGGCAAAAAAGGCGAGTTCTATGAGCGCACTTACTTCGAGGAAAACAGCATAGAAAAACAGTGCTGA
- a CDS encoding anaerobic ribonucleoside-triphosphate reductase activating protein encodes MSSTLSAGDLKVGGITAFSTSDYPGKFALVIFVQGCPWRCRYCHNPHLQARSASKISWSEILLLLKHRVGLIDAVVFSGGEASIDAALGLAIAEVRQLGFAIGLHSACIYPRQLQAILPSVDWIGFDIKAPFERYAAITGVADSGRHARACSEMILASGVDYECRSTIHPSLLSEHEIMDMAQNLSQMGVQNYVLQLFRAQGCSDAELKANMRADYPSRSLLQSMQSMFARFSLRQNN; translated from the coding sequence ATGTCCTCCACCCTAAGTGCAGGTGACTTGAAGGTCGGTGGCATCACCGCCTTCAGCACTAGCGATTATCCGGGTAAGTTTGCGCTGGTGATTTTCGTGCAAGGGTGCCCGTGGCGCTGCCGCTATTGCCATAATCCGCATTTGCAGGCGCGCTCTGCCAGCAAAATTAGTTGGTCAGAGATACTGCTCTTGCTCAAGCACCGCGTAGGTTTGATCGATGCGGTAGTCTTTAGCGGAGGGGAGGCCAGCATTGATGCCGCCTTGGGGCTGGCCATAGCCGAAGTGAGGCAGTTAGGATTTGCGATAGGCCTGCATAGCGCTTGTATTTACCCGCGCCAGCTACAAGCAATTTTACCTTCGGTAGACTGGATAGGCTTTGACATCAAGGCGCCCTTTGAACGTTACGCCGCCATCACGGGCGTTGCGGACAGCGGACGCCATGCGCGCGCCTGTAGCGAAATGATACTGGCCAGCGGGGTCGATTACGAATGCCGTAGCACGATACACCCTTCGCTCTTGTCAGAACACGAGATCATGGATATGGCGCAGAATTTGTCACAGATGGGCGTGCAGAATTATGTTTTGCAATTGTTTCGTGCGCAAGGATGCAGCGATGCCGAACTTAAAGCAAACATGCGCGCCGATTATCCGAGCAGGTCCTTGCTGCAAAGTATGCAGTCAATGTTTGCGCGTTTTAGCTTAAGACAAAATAATTGA
- a CDS encoding CHASE domain-containing protein codes for MESVVQTQEKNMRGWRQQLPWLLLLSFLCITALAWNYSNQYLEQRAQERFAFRVQSVKEAVEGRLLAYQQVLHGGVGLFRASGTVSRQQWHEYVENAEIARHYPGIQNMAVSLPVPAAQLAQHIQEIRAQGFPEYKISPALPERPMYHSIIYPEPYIARNLRAFGFDMYTNPVRRAAMDRAIDSGLPSMSGMVTLVQETQTDVQHGFLVYLPVYRNDANPQTPEQRRAALKVLVFGAFRMNDLMKGIFGSKESDVDLQIYDEGLQDQAHRMYASQSKIPKSNYSDDVVIETGGRKWLLHITAKQEFIESTYSPQSSIIAIAGTLISLSLFYIFYSLNNRNRRTHQLAAKMADDLFEKEAQFSGIVASASDAIISMNLQSEVIIWNPAAEQMTGYTQAEMLGRSIRTIVPPERLAESQLITEKLARGEVVKNLETVCICKDGSRLDVSMNVSPMHNKNGEHCGSSSVVTNISQRKQMEKIKSQFISTVSHELRTPLTSIRGSLGLVVAGAVGPIPEKAKLLVALAEKNCTRLARLIDDILDVEKLESGNYHFNLKRFDIYPLLIQATQENQAYAQQCGTRFEMISAVDQVFVQADPDRLLQVISNLFSNAAKFSPENKPVEISLLRQASLVRVEIRDYGSGIPEEFKSRIFQKFAQADSSDTRKLQVGNTGLGLSIAKDIIEQMGGSIGFSSAQDQGTIFYFEIADVSRETDRQAEAGTKQSISQ; via the coding sequence ATGGAATCTGTAGTCCAAACCCAAGAAAAAAACATGCGCGGATGGCGCCAGCAATTACCCTGGTTGCTGCTACTGAGTTTTTTATGCATCACGGCGCTGGCCTGGAATTACTCCAATCAATATCTGGAGCAGCGCGCGCAAGAGCGCTTTGCCTTCCGGGTACAGAGTGTCAAGGAAGCGGTCGAAGGTCGCTTACTGGCTTATCAGCAAGTCTTGCATGGTGGCGTAGGCCTGTTTCGTGCCAGTGGCACGGTCAGCCGCCAGCAATGGCACGAGTATGTAGAAAATGCAGAAATAGCGCGGCATTATCCCGGTATACAAAATATGGCAGTCAGTCTGCCGGTTCCGGCCGCCCAACTGGCGCAGCATATACAAGAGATACGCGCGCAGGGTTTCCCTGAGTATAAAATATCACCGGCTCTGCCTGAGCGCCCCATGTATCACAGCATCATCTATCCAGAACCCTATATCGCCCGCAATTTGCGTGCTTTTGGTTTTGATATGTATACCAATCCGGTGCGGCGCGCCGCCATGGATAGGGCGATAGATTCGGGCTTGCCCAGTATGTCGGGGATGGTGACGCTAGTGCAAGAAACCCAGACCGATGTGCAACATGGTTTTTTAGTGTATCTGCCTGTGTATCGCAATGACGCCAACCCGCAGACTCCAGAACAAAGACGAGCGGCACTGAAAGTTTTGGTGTTTGGCGCCTTTCGCATGAACGATCTGATGAAGGGGATCTTTGGCAGCAAGGAGAGCGATGTCGATCTGCAAATTTATGATGAGGGACTACAGGATCAGGCGCATAGAATGTATGCCAGTCAAAGCAAGATACCTAAGTCCAACTACAGCGATGATGTCGTGATAGAGACCGGTGGACGAAAATGGTTATTGCATATCACAGCGAAACAGGAATTCATAGAGTCGACGTATTCACCGCAAAGCAGCATCATCGCAATTGCCGGCACGCTCATTTCCTTGAGCCTATTTTATATTTTCTACTCACTGAATAATAGAAATCGCAGAACCCATCAATTGGCAGCAAAAATGGCCGATGATCTATTTGAGAAAGAGGCGCAATTTTCTGGCATCGTGGCCTCCGCTAGCGATGCCATCATCAGTATGAACCTGCAGAGCGAGGTCATCATCTGGAACCCGGCCGCAGAACAAATGACCGGCTATACCCAAGCCGAAATGCTAGGGCGATCGATACGCACTATCGTGCCGCCAGAGCGTTTGGCCGAATCGCAGCTGATCACAGAAAAACTAGCGCGTGGCGAAGTCGTCAAAAATCTGGAAACCGTGTGTATTTGCAAGGATGGCTCGCGTCTCGATGTTTCCATGAATGTCTCACCTATGCATAACAAAAATGGCGAACACTGCGGCAGCTCTAGCGTGGTGACGAATATCAGCCAGCGCAAGCAGATGGAGAAAATCAAGAGCCAGTTTATCTCCACCGTCAGCCATGAGTTACGCACCCCGCTCACCTCGATCCGCGGCTCACTAGGCTTAGTGGTCGCTGGTGCGGTCGGACCGATACCAGAAAAAGCAAAATTATTGGTCGCTTTGGCCGAAAAAAATTGTACGCGTTTAGCCCGCCTCATCGATGATATTTTAGATGTAGAAAAACTCGAATCCGGCAATTATCACTTTAATCTGAAGCGTTTTGATATTTACCCTCTGCTGATCCAGGCAACCCAGGAAAATCAGGCTTACGCCCAGCAATGCGGTACGCGCTTTGAGATGATCAGCGCAGTCGATCAAGTGTTTGTGCAGGCCGATCCCGATAGGCTATTGCAAGTGATCAGCAACTTATTCTCGAATGCGGCGAAATTCTCGCCCGAGAATAAGCCAGTAGAGATTTCGCTGTTACGTCAGGCGAGTCTGGTAAGAGTCGAGATCAGAGACTATGGCAGTGGCATACCAGAAGAATTTAAGAGCAGAATATTTCAAAAATTTGCCCAGGCGGATTCTTCCGACACCCGCAAACTACAAGTTGGCAACACCGGTCTGGGGCTGTCGATTGCCAAAGACATCATAGAACAAATGGGCGGCAGCATAGGCTTCAGCAGCGCCCAAGATCAAGGCACAATCTTCTATTTCGAGATCGCCGACGTCTCGCGGGAAACCGATAGACAGGCAGAGGCGGGCACCAAACAATCGATTTCCCAATGA